The Negativicutes bacterium genome contains the following window.
TGCAGCGGCTGCTCCTGTTTTTGAAATTCGGCGATGACAAAACAATTCTCTTTCGGGCTCAGGCGTTTGAAGAGTTTATCCTGCAGCAGCAGGGGAATCTGATGCCGCTGGCAGAACGCACTGATTTCTGCGGCAGCGGGACGGTCGCTGAAACTGGGATGCAGCGCAATCCGGCGCACGGCTTCCGGCCGCCGCCGCAGCAGCTCCAGGGTGGGAAAGCTGCCGAAGGTATAAGAAGTCTCCGCTTCTTTTTTATATAATTTCCAGTCCATTTTTATTCCTCCCGCAGCACAAAACGTTCCAGCGCGTCGGCCACTCCATCCTCTTCGCAGGATTTGCCAACATAAGAAGCGGCTGCCCGGGCTTCCGGCTGCCCGTCTCCCATACAGACGGAAAAACCGGCCGCTGCAAACATGTCAATATCGTTGCCGCCGTCGCCTATGACTAAAATGGCAGCTTCCGGGATATTAAAATACTGTGCCAGCCAGTGGATGGCAAATCCTTTGTGAATTCCGCGCGGACCAATCTCCAGGAAGACAGGATAGCTGCGGGTTAAATTCGCTCGATTGGCAAAAGGCAGCAATGCTTCCATCGCCTGCAGAATCCGCTCCGGCGCATCGGTATAGATGATTTTATAAATTTTGGCTGCGGTCTGGCTTTGCAGCCATTCACTCAAACAACCGATGATGTGCACCTTGACATGATGCAGTTCGCGATAACGTCTGGCTGTTTCATTTTCACTGTCCGCATAAAACTCATCGTCGATGGTCAGGCTCAAATCGCCGGGAAATTGTTCCAGAGTGCGGCAAATTTCCCATGTTAAGCCGGGATCCAGAACGGATTCAAATAAAGTTTCCTGACTGATCGACTTGCGAATCAAGCCGCCCTGGTAGGTGACAATCGGCAGATCAAGCTGCAGGCTGCGGGCGTACGGCAGCGCCGAGGCGTACATTCTGCCGGTCACCAGAGTGACGACCACGCCCTGTTCTTTGGCACGCCGCAGCGCGTCGCGGTTACGGGCGCTGATTTGCTTTTGTTTGTTCAGCAGCGTATCATCCAGGTCGATAGCAACCAGACGGATTGGTTGAGAAGGCAGCATGTTGATCACACTTTCTCGCAGAGTTATTTCACCCCATCAATTCGTTTGTCAGATTCCTTTCTCCTGCCTGAAGAAAAACAGATCAAAAAGAAGCGGTCCCTCGCCGAACCGCTTCTTTTTTGGCAGCTTATTTTGCTTACCAACCGCCGCCGCCGCCGCCGCCGGATCCGCCGAAACCGCCAAAAGCGCCGGGAGCGGAGCTCATCGAACCGATGGTCTGCATCATACCGGCAGAGAGAGAACCAACAAAAGCCAGAGAATTGAAACTCACTGTGTTATACTCGCTTTGGTACCAGTTCGGGGGCTGCAGGCTGATGTGTTCAAATTGTTTTGCCCATTGATTGGTGACGCCAAGCACCATGGCATAGGGCAGAACATCATAAAAATAAGCGGGGTTTTCTTCTGCCAGGGCTTCGATACGCTCTTTTTCTGCCGATACAAGGAAATTGCGGAAGCCGAGAATTTTGGCCAAATAGGCATCCCCCAGAGCAGTGCGTTTGTCGCTGTAAGCAGATAGCCCTGTGAGGACAGCGACGGACAGCAGGCCCAAACTCTGCGGCAGCAGCATTTTTGCGGACTGCGCAGTCAAAACCAGACCGCCCGCCGCCAGCAGGGCAGGATAGAGCACAGCCAGCGGGATTAGAATTTTGCGATTCCTGCGCTGGAAAAAACTGACTGTCAACTGAGCCGTAACCGCACAGAACAACACTGCGAATAAGGTAATGAAAAAGGCTGCCAGGAAAATCGCCAGGTTACCCTCATCGGTAAAGCTGCTGCTGAAGAGGAAACAGACGAAAAACATGCAGAGTGCGGCCAGCGCAATCAGGATCGTTTGGCAGAGACGGCCTTTTTTGTCATAGACCGCAGTTTCCTTTTTGGCCTGGAAAGTATTCTGCACCTGCTGTTTGGCTGCGGTCACGGTTTTATGAAAATCGTTGCTTAACTGCTGATCGGTTACCTGCTCGCCGTTACCAAAGCGATGGAAAAGATCAAAGAAAACAGTTTGCTCGTAAGGCTTCGCCGTGTCCGCCAAATCAGCCAGACGGGTGAAGGTAAATTCCTTCTTCGTCCCAAACTCCGTTTCCGTGAGCTGTTCCTCAATCTTCAGTTTTTTATCCGCTGCCCAGCAGAGGATTAAAGAGAGAATATCCTGGTTGTCGACGCTGTGATCGTAAAGATAACCGACATCGGCTGAATTCAATCCCTCCGGCGGATAAAATTCGACGGTTGGAATCAGCGGGCGATTGCGCCCCCAGCGCAGCCAGACCAGCACTCCAAGCAAAGTCAGGATCGGATAAATCAGAAAAGCAGAACGGGCGATCAGAGCGGCATAATCGGTTTGCCTTGGAATACTGCCATAATAGCCTTCCGGTAAAGTCAGCAGAACCGTCAGAGGCTGATGCGGAGCTAAACTGCCTTGCAGAGTACCGCTGATCAGATTGTCGGCAATCGTATAGCGGATCCGGGAACCATTATCGTTCGTATCGCCTGCGTATTTGAAACTGAGTTTACTGGCATCAAAATCATGCGGCATGCGGATCGTAAAGCTGACATTGCTGATTGTGGTTGCCCAGCCGCTGCCAATCAGGTTGAAATAGAGCTCATCCGCGTCCTTGTTATGGTCGTCACCCAGCAGATAGCGATAGCTCAAAATATAGCTCTCTTTTGGCTTGGCCCAGGCCGCGGCATCGCCGATCTGAATGGTCTGATTCCGGTCATCCTGTATTACCGTAAACGGGTGTCCGCTCAATATCTTGATATCGAGCAGGGAAATCGGATAACCCTGATTGGAGAAGCTGGGAATTGTGCGATAAATGCCGTGCAGCTGCTCTGTAAAACGGGTATCGATCGTTTCGGTGATCCGATAAGAGTTGTCATCCTGCACGTTCATCTCAATCCGGTAAGCATCAATCACAAAACCTTCCGCCAGAACAACCGGGCAAAAAAACAGAGTCAGGAACAGTGTGAACAAAAAGATCCGTATTT
Protein-coding sequences here:
- a CDS encoding Cof-type HAD-IIB family hydrolase, with the translated sequence MLPSQPIRLVAIDLDDTLLNKQKQISARNRDALRRAKEQGVVVTLVTGRMYASALPYARSLQLDLPIVTYQGGLIRKSISQETLFESVLDPGLTWEICRTLEQFPGDLSLTIDDEFYADSENETARRYRELHHVKVHIIGCLSEWLQSQTAAKIYKIIYTDAPERILQAMEALLPFANRANLTRSYPVFLEIGPRGIHKGFAIHWLAQYFNIPEAAILVIGDGGNDIDMFAAAGFSVCMGDGQPEARAAASYVGKSCEEDGVADALERFVLREE
- a CDS encoding DUF2207 domain-containing protein; protein product: MKKIRIFLFTLFLTLFFCPVVLAEGFVIDAYRIEMNVQDDNSYRITETIDTRFTEQLHGIYRTIPSFSNQGYPISLLDIKILSGHPFTVIQDDRNQTIQIGDAAAWAKPKESYILSYRYLLGDDHNKDADELYFNLIGSGWATTISNVSFTIRMPHDFDASKLSFKYAGDTNDNGSRIRYTIADNLISGTLQGSLAPHQPLTVLLTLPEGYYGSIPRQTDYAALIARSAFLIYPILTLLGVLVWLRWGRNRPLIPTVEFYPPEGLNSADVGYLYDHSVDNQDILSLILCWAADKKLKIEEQLTETEFGTKKEFTFTRLADLADTAKPYEQTVFFDLFHRFGNGEQVTDQQLSNDFHKTVTAAKQQVQNTFQAKKETAVYDKKGRLCQTILIALAALCMFFVCFLFSSSFTDEGNLAIFLAAFFITLFAVLFCAVTAQLTVSFFQRRNRKILIPLAVLYPALLAAGGLVLTAQSAKMLLPQSLGLLSVAVLTGLSAYSDKRTALGDAYLAKILGFRNFLVSAEKERIEALAEENPAYFYDVLPYAMVLGVTNQWAKQFEHISLQPPNWYQSEYNTVSFNSLAFVGSLSAGMMQTIGSMSSAPGAFGGFGGSGGGGGGGW